The Oleidesulfovibrio alaskensis DSM 16109 DNA window ACGTCCGTGTCATCGCCGCATCAAACGCCCCGCTGGAGGCGGAGGTAAGCGCCGGAAGATTCCGCGCCGACCTGTTCTACCGCCTCAATGTGCTCGACATCCGCATACCGCCGCTGCGTGAACGGCCGGAAGACATCCTGCTGCTGTTCAACATGTTTCTGGAACGCTTCAGCGCGGAACAGCACCGCAGCACGCCGCCGGTGCCCCGCGGTACAGAGCGGAAAATCATGGCCCACGGCTGGCCGGGAAACGTGCGCGAGCTGCAGAACTATGCGGAAAAGTATGCCATTCTGTATCCGGAGGAAGCCGCGCTGGGCGCCGACATAACTCCGTGGACGCCTCACGCCGCCCTCACGGCGGAGAATGCGCACACACCGGCGTACGGCACGGCCGCTGCTCCGGTTTCCCGCGATCTGCTGCATGGAACACTGGAAGACATCACACGAGCAGCCGTTGCCGCCGTGCTGCATGAAGAAAACGGCAACCTGAGCAGTGCGGCACGGCGGCTGGGCATCAGCCGCAACACCCTGCGCCGCAGGCTGGGATAAAGGGGCACAACCGGCGGCAAAGCTTGCCTGCAGGCAGACGCACAAAATTACAACATTCTGTATTTTTTGCTTAAACTATCAGTGTGACCGTGTTTTGCATCTTGCGGCACTACAGGAAAACCCTTCCCAAGGAGTGTCGCATGTCCATTACCGCCACACGCAACGAGGCTCTCGGTTCATCGCTTTCGCGCATTGAAGAAATGCTGGCAAAAGCCAGAGAGGCTTCCGGCCGCAGACAGACCGGCGCCACCACCACGGCACCGGCAGCGCAGCAGCCCATGCAGAGCGTACCCGCGGCCGACGATGTTGATCAGGCCTACGGCATGACCATGAACCTGCTGGGCGGCGGGCTGCACCATAATGCGGATGCAACCCGTACCGGCCACGCACTTGACCCCGAGCGCGTCGCCAAGCTTCTCGAGCTGTAGTCCCTGCGCGCGGCACTGCCGCACAGCCGCACACTTCAGCCCGCAGAACAGCAAAAACCGCATGAGACAGTGCTGTCTCGTGCGGTTTGCCTTCATGACTGCACGGGTATTTCCGCCCCGCCACGGTCACGGCATCAGGAGCCAAGCAGCGCAGCGAACTGCTGCTGCAGCTTGGCAGCCGCACCGTGATTTCCCGAACGCTTGTAGGCATCAATGGTCATTTCCACCACCTGCCGCTCGGGAGAAGCCTTGAGAGCCCTCTTCAGATACCGCAAAGCCAGCGCCGGCTGCGATGCGGCCATCATGCGTTCGCCCATCATCCGGAATATGACGTCCTCATCTTTATGATAGGTCATGGCTTCCTGAAAGGCCTCATCGGCTTCTTTGGGCTTATGGGTTTCCAGCAGGCGGCTGCCGTATATGAACAGCCTGTCCAGTTTCTGCTTGCGTTCAAGAATCTTGCGATGATCTTCATCCAGTTCCTGATGCTGCAGGGCACGCAACACTTTTGCCAGCTGGATAAGCAGACTTTTTTCCTGCCCCGGCTGCCACACCGGGGGGCCGCCCAGCTCTCCTGTGACCTCGTCGGCCCTTCCGAGCAGCGCCACCACTTCGCGCAGGGCGCCTACCAGTTCATTCTTGCCCGCCGGTTCGCCGGCCTGCACCCATGCCTGCAGCGCCGCCGCCGTGGCGGCAACGGCCCGCTGCACATCATGCCTGTTGAAATACGCCTTTGCTCTGGCGAGATTTTCCTTGATGGCCTTTGCACTGTTACTCATTTGCACCTCAGTTTCAGCCGTGCATCATCACTCTGCCGGTCAGCACGCGCGAACGGCACTCGATTGTGTACACCGTTCCGCAGCCATGATAGTCTTCCGGCAGCTAACATATTATCAGTATCCGGAGGTATATTGTATGGCTAAAAATCTTGTTATCGATCAGGAAGAATGTGTGGCCTGCGAATCGTGCGTTGAACTTTGCCCCGAGGCGTTCAGAATGTCCAGCGACGGCTCGTGTGCAGAAGTCATCGACCCGCAGACCGGCGCCGACTGTGTGGAAGACGCCATTTCCACCTGTCCTGTGGAATGTATTTCATGGGTCGACGAATAGCCGGCCCGCGGCGCATCCGCGCCGTCCTGTAACAAAAAAAGGCATCCGCAGGGATGCCTTTTTTATACCTCAGACGCTGCCTGTATACATGATAAAGCCCAGCAGCGTCACAGCCAGCGCCCCCGTGACGGAAAGCAGCGCATAACCGGCCACAACGGCCCGTGTGCTGCGCCCCGTGCTGTGCAGCAGCACCCTGCGCGAAACCATGCTCAGCAGGCCGAACGCCGATGTGGTCAGCCCCATGCCCAGCGCCAGCGCCACCAGCGCCAGCACTCCCGCCTGTGTGATGTCCAGCCCCCGCGCAAAGGTAAGTATAAGCACCGCTGCCGGGCAGGGCACCAGTCCGGCCAGTACGGAAACGGCAGTCAGACTGCCATAACCTGCAGGACATTCCGCCGTGGCCTGCCGCACCCGTCCGCCCAGCCTGCCGCTGAAAAGCTCGTACAGTGCATGCAGCAGCATGGCGGCGCCCACCAGCATGATGATGCCGTAGCTGAAACGCTGCACGGGACCGCTCACACCGTGGATACCGCGGGCGGCGCCCTGCTCGAACAGCAGATGCGCGGCAAAAACCAGCACCGCCGCCGACAGCACATGAACAGATGTCAGCAGGTTGCCCATAAGCAGCCCCCGGGATATTCCGCCCGAACGCCCCAGAAAATAGCAGAAGACCACGGCCTTGCCGTGTCCCGGCCCTATGGCGTGCACCACGCCATACACAAATGACACGGCCAGAAACAGCCAAAAGGAAGTACCGTAAGGTGACTCCTTGATGCCCGAGGCAAAGGAAACCATCCGCCCCCGCAAATAATGCTGCGCTCTGGTGGACAGACTGATGATGCGGTTATAAAGGGGCGGCGGAGTGAAAAAAGGCTCTACGCCCTGTCCGGCATCCGCACCGTAAACGGCCGCGGGCGCGTGCTGATGCCCCCTGCCGCCGGTAAATCCGCCGCCGGTCCCGCGCTCAGCCGCATCCCGCGCTTCTTTTGGTGCGGCATGCTGACCGTCCGCGCCGGAAACCTGCCCCGCGGGCGGCTCCAGCGCAAAAAAACCGCTTTCGGAAGCGGGACCGCGGGCATTGCCCCCGCTGCCTGTAAACGGCGACGCATGGGCGGCACATGCCAGCAGACATACGGCAACCACCGCCGGAAACACTCTTTTCAGCACCATTACAACTCCAGCTCTATGGCATAGGGCACTATCTGCCCGTAATAATAGGCAAGTTCAGGAGCTTCCTGCAGCACCACCCTTGCTTTGTCCGCACCCTTCACCGTCACATGCCGTTCATCAAAGAAAAAGGCTGTGTAATAGGTAGGGTCGTACAAGGCCACTTTGACCACTTCTCCTGCAGCCGCAGGCAGATCGAGCGGCACCGTGAAGGAATACCGCAGCATGCCGTCGCTGAACGTGGCGGTGAAATGCTCCACCCGTGTGACACCGGCGGTCTTTCCGCCCGCATAAATGTGTGTGTAAAAGCCTTCCTCGTGCAGGTAGCCGGTAATGTCCGCCTTCAGTTTTTCCCATTCATCAGGCGTCAGCGCACCGTCCTGATTCAAATCAAGATCGCCCAGAAACAAGGCACTGGACATCTCGTCAAAGCTCCACGTCTCGTGCAGAGCCTTCAGGCGGCCGTTTTCAATCTCCAGCTGTACCAGCGCCTCCACAAACACATGCGGATGCGCAACCGCCTGCTGCGGTACAAATGCCGCACAGCAGACAGCTATAAACCACAGCAGCTGTATGTTAACCTTCATTCTTTTCATTATTTTTTTTCCGGACTGTTTTCTACGTGCGGCCATGCGGGGCGCAGACCGCCCGCCGCGGTTTTCAGGACCGCACTGTTAGCACAGGCTGACAGCCAAGTTGTACCACTTTTTTAGTTGACATTGATTTTCATTTTCACTATAGACTGTATCCATGCTGTGCAATTCAACATGACACCCTACTACGCAGGAGAAAGATTATGTGCGCCACCCTTATCGGAGGCATGGACAGACTGAAGAGAGAATACATCGACACCGCCAGAAAAAGCGGCGTTGACCTCAAGGTGTTCACAGGCAAGGAAAACAGAATTTCCGGCCAGATGGGCTCCACAGACCTTGTCATCGTGTTCACCAACAAAGTCTCGCATTCCGCCCGCAAGGAAGTGATGCAGTATGCCCGTTCGCGCAGCATTCCCGTAGCCATGATCCACTCGTGCGGCATTTCCACGCTGCGCCAGTGCCTCAGCAACCATTCCAGATAATCAGGACACCGCAAAAGGAGAGACACCATGTGCGCCGCCAGCCGTATCACCCATCTCAACCGTACCGGAATGAAGGCTTTTTCCGACGGAAACCTTGCCAATGCCGAATTTTTGCTCCAGCAGGCCCTGCGGCAGGCGCGTCAGCTCAATTCCGACACGTTCGAAGCAAAAATACGCAACAACCTCGGTCTTGTCTGCTTCAAGGCAGGCAGACTGCAGGAAGCCCGCGAACACTTCGGACATGCTCTTGCATTCATCGGCGGCAGGATTGGCAGCGAAAACCGGCTGTACCGTGCCGTGCAGACCAATCTTGCCGCCGCCGAAGCATGCTGAACACACATAATATCATTCCGCTGCATGAAACCGTCAGCATAATGGACTAGACGGAAACACACTCGTCACGTAGTATCGCTATGTTCTGAAAGTGATCATGTATTCGCTCTGTAGGGTGCGGTGCGCATGCGCTGACGTGCTGCACACGCCATTTTCAGGAAAGCAAGGAGACGCTCAGGATGAGCAGCAGCGGAATTGAAATCGCAAAGCCGTTCGTCACGGCCACAACCAACGTGCTGTCCACCATGGCAGGCATACAGCCCATACCCGGCCAGCCGTATGTAAAGAAAAACAACGTTGCCAAGGGTGACGTTTCAGCCGTTGTGGGCATTACCGGCCACAAAAACGGCAGTATTTCCGTGACGTTTACCAAACAATGCGCCATAGCCGTGGTAAAGGCCATGCTGGGGGACGATATTCAGGATATCATACAGGACACCAAAGACGCCGTGGGCGAAGTGACCAACATGATATCAGGTCAGGCCCGAGCCGCCCTTTCTGAAATGGGCATGACCTTTCAGGGAGCCACCCCCTCGGTCATCATGGGCGACGGACACACCATCAGCCATGTGACCAAAAGCCCTGTCATCGCCATTCCCTTCAAAACAAATCACGGAGAATTCACCGTGGAGTTCTGTCTGGAATAGCAAAAGGCTTCTGCAAATTTTCCGGCCCGCCTGTGCGGGCTTTTTTTTATGTTCACCGGCACAGAAAAAGGTTTTTCTATACAACGCTGTGCCCTTGCGCACACAAAACCCCTTCATGCTGTGCGCTTACGCCCGCACAGACCGTATCCACACGCTAAGATACTGTATTTTAACATCATACACATCAAACAACGGGGCGACACAGGGCAAGCAAGCATCCCTCTAGGGGCACCTCGGTTTTCCACATGGTTATTCACTGTGGAAAACCCCCTCCGGCCAAGGCCTCAAAAAGTAAAACAACATGAAAAATTACAAAAACACAAACAAAAACAAGGCATAACCATTTTCCTTTTCTCTTTTTTCCCTTAGCGGCCTGTACAAGATGCACCCCCTCATGTATCTTTCTGACCTGTGCGTACGTACTTTGTTTAAAGTTTTGCTACACATTTTCTAAATCACAACCTCCCTGCCGCAACACAGCAGTTTCACACATAAAAAACGGCTTTCCGATAGACGCCGATTCCTGCGCGTCCGGACGGCGGCAGCAATACCAAGAAGTTATCATAATGAACTCTGCATGGTCCTACGTCCGCGGATTTGAGCGTGTCAGCCTGTGCGACTGGCCCGGCTGCAACACCAGCGTCATCTTCATGGGGGGCTGCAACATGCGCTGCCCCACCTGCCACAACTACACCATAGCATGGCAGCCGGAACAGGTTCCCGCCATCAGCAGACAATCCATACTCACCTACCTGAAAAACAGGGCAAAATGGATTGACGGCGTGGTCGTGACCGGCGGAGAGGCCACTCTGGTGCCGCAGCTGGAAACGGTGCTGCACGACATCAAGGCGCTCGGCATGCGTATAAAACTGGACACCAACGGAATGCGCCCCGACGTGGTTGAATCGCTCATGCAGCAGCAGCTTGTGGACCTGTTTGCCGTGGATGTGAAAGGCCCGTGGGAGCTTTACCCCCGGCTCACCGGCGGCACACACAGCCCCGAAGAAGCCCGCACCGGACTCAGCCGCATATTTGCACTGGCGCAGACCGCGCCTGAGGCGTTTCTCTTCCGGCTGACACAGGTTCCCGTGCTTACCCCTGACCACATTGACACCGCGCGGCAGTATCTGCCGCAGGGATTCACTCTGAAACTTCAGGACTATGTCGCCCCGAGGAGGTCTCATGCCGAAACAGATTCAGAAACGCGACGGATGTCTGGAGACGTGGTCACCCGACCGCATAGCGCTGGCCATACTGAAAGCGCTCAAAGCCAGCGGCATTAAAGACCCGCTGCTCTCCAGACGCCTTGCCCGCAAGGTGGAGCAACGCCTCGAAGGCATTGACGTCCCCTGCCAGGAGCAGGTGCAGGACACCATTGAGATGATT harbors:
- a CDS encoding tetratricopeptide repeat protein, coding for MSNSAKAIKENLARAKAYFNRHDVQRAVAATAAALQAWVQAGEPAGKNELVGALREVVALLGRADEVTGELGGPPVWQPGQEKSLLIQLAKVLRALQHQELDEDHRKILERKQKLDRLFIYGSRLLETHKPKEADEAFQEAMTYHKDEDVIFRMMGERMMAASQPALALRYLKRALKASPERQVVEMTIDAYKRSGNHGAAAKLQQQFAALLGS
- a CDS encoding ferredoxin gives rise to the protein MAKNLVIDQEECVACESCVELCPEAFRMSSDGSCAEVIDPQTGADCVEDAISTCPVECISWVDE
- a CDS encoding nickel/cobalt transporter — translated: MVLKRVFPAVVAVCLLACAAHASPFTGSGGNARGPASESGFFALEPPAGQVSGADGQHAAPKEARDAAERGTGGGFTGGRGHQHAPAAVYGADAGQGVEPFFTPPPLYNRIISLSTRAQHYLRGRMVSFASGIKESPYGTSFWLFLAVSFVYGVVHAIGPGHGKAVVFCYFLGRSGGISRGLLMGNLLTSVHVLSAAVLVFAAHLLFEQGAARGIHGVSGPVQRFSYGIIMLVGAAMLLHALYELFSGRLGGRVRQATAECPAGYGSLTAVSVLAGLVPCPAAVLILTFARGLDITQAGVLALVALALGMGLTTSAFGLLSMVSRRVLLHSTGRSTRAVVAGYALLSVTGALAVTLLGFIMYTGSV
- a CDS encoding DUF1007 family protein, which gives rise to MKRMKVNIQLLWFIAVCCAAFVPQQAVAHPHVFVEALVQLEIENGRLKALHETWSFDEMSSALFLGDLDLNQDGALTPDEWEKLKADITGYLHEEGFYTHIYAGGKTAGVTRVEHFTATFSDGMLRYSFTVPLDLPAAAGEVVKVALYDPTYYTAFFFDERHVTVKGADKARVVLQEAPELAYYYGQIVPYAIELEL
- a CDS encoding DUF2325 domain-containing protein, with amino-acid sequence MCATLIGGMDRLKREYIDTARKSGVDLKVFTGKENRISGQMGSTDLVIVFTNKVSHSARKEVMQYARSRSIPVAMIHSCGISTLRQCLSNHSR
- a CDS encoding tetratricopeptide repeat protein, with amino-acid sequence MCAASRITHLNRTGMKAFSDGNLANAEFLLQQALRQARQLNSDTFEAKIRNNLGLVCFKAGRLQEAREHFGHALAFIGGRIGSENRLYRAVQTNLAAAEAC
- a CDS encoding chemotaxis protein CheX, producing MSSSGIEIAKPFVTATTNVLSTMAGIQPIPGQPYVKKNNVAKGDVSAVVGITGHKNGSISVTFTKQCAIAVVKAMLGDDIQDIIQDTKDAVGEVTNMISGQARAALSEMGMTFQGATPSVIMGDGHTISHVTKSPVIAIPFKTNHGEFTVEFCLE
- a CDS encoding anaerobic ribonucleoside-triphosphate reductase activating protein, giving the protein MNSAWSYVRGFERVSLCDWPGCNTSVIFMGGCNMRCPTCHNYTIAWQPEQVPAISRQSILTYLKNRAKWIDGVVVTGGEATLVPQLETVLHDIKALGMRIKLDTNGMRPDVVESLMQQQLVDLFAVDVKGPWELYPRLTGGTHSPEEARTGLSRIFALAQTAPEAFLFRLTQVPVLTPDHIDTARQYLPQGFTLKLQDYVAPRRSHAETDSETRRMSGDVVTRPHSAGHTESAQSQRH